The Bacillota bacterium genome includes a region encoding these proteins:
- the mtnP gene encoding S-methyl-5'-thioadenosine phosphorylase translates to MRLAVIGGTGVYDPMLLDTPRSIDVKTPYGPVPVTVGVYQNSEIAFVARHGSGHSVLPHQINYRGIIWALKSLGVEYIIGTNAVGSANPAMRPGHFVVIDQFIDFTKQRPFTFFDGENTPVVHVDITEPYCQTLRQIIVELGRSMKLAIHERGCYVCFEGPRYETSAEVRMAGMLGGDVLGMTNVPEVVLAREAGICYATICVVTNMGAGMAGAALSHDEVSAIMSENMNHVRRLALDSLAAVAGETKCTCSGDNVSLPGMQD, encoded by the coding sequence ATGCGGTTAGCAGTGATCGGGGGAACGGGAGTTTACGATCCCATGCTCTTGGACACCCCCCGCAGCATTGATGTTAAGACCCCTTATGGACCAGTCCCCGTAACTGTAGGAGTTTATCAGAACAGCGAAATAGCTTTTGTAGCCCGCCACGGCAGTGGGCATTCAGTTCTGCCCCATCAAATTAACTACCGGGGTATTATCTGGGCGCTAAAATCCTTGGGAGTAGAGTACATCATCGGAACCAACGCTGTTGGCTCAGCCAATCCCGCCATGCGTCCCGGTCACTTTGTTGTGATTGACCAATTTATCGATTTTACCAAACAAAGGCCATTTACCTTTTTCGATGGGGAAAACACTCCCGTAGTTCATGTGGATATTACTGAACCTTACTGCCAGACTTTACGACAGATAATCGTGGAGCTGGGGCGGAGCATGAAGCTCGCGATCCATGAGCGCGGCTGCTATGTCTGCTTCGAAGGCCCCCGCTATGAGACATCTGCTGAAGTTAGGATGGCGGGAATGCTCGGTGGCGATGTCTTGGGAATGACCAATGTGCCGGAAGTAGTGCTGGCACGAGAAGCGGGGATCTGCTATGCAACGATCTGTGTGGTGACCAATATGGGCGCCGGGATGGCAGGGGCGGCTCTGTCTCACGATGAGGTAAGCGCCATTATGAGCGAAAACATGAACCATGTGCGCCGGCTTGCTCTGGACAGCTTAGCAGCTGTGGCTGGTGAAACGAAATGCACCTGCAGCGGGGATAATGTTTCTCTTCCGGGCATGCAGGATT
- a CDS encoding DUF3006 domain-containing protein, with amino-acid sequence MKWQAVVDRFEGEIAVLQCFDPDHNSQKRYYTVEMPRVLLPQELKEGDYLTANWQIDPEATKSARERVTSILERLANRNQK; translated from the coding sequence ATGAAGTGGCAGGCTGTTGTTGATCGCTTTGAAGGAGAGATTGCGGTACTGCAATGCTTTGATCCCGACCACAATTCTCAAAAGCGGTATTATACCGTGGAAATGCCGCGGGTGCTGCTTCCACAGGAATTAAAAGAAGGTGACTATCTCACCGCTAACTGGCAGATTGATCCTGAAGCAACCAAATCTGCCCGGGAGAGAGTCACCTCAATCCTAGAGCGACTGGCTAATCGCAATCAGAAGTAG